One segment of Primulina tabacum isolate GXHZ01 chromosome 14, ASM2559414v2, whole genome shotgun sequence DNA contains the following:
- the LOC142524108 gene encoding receptor-like cytoplasmic kinase 176 isoform X2, with the protein MGSCCSVRIRADSPRRDGPSSRYVGIDGRDTSSRRSSFSVPLTPRSENEILESSKLKTFSFNDLRIATRNFRPDSVLGEGGFGCVFKGWIDESTFKAAKPGTGMVIAAKRLNQEGLQGHKEWLTEINYLGQLYHPHLVKLIGYCLEEEHRLLVYEFMPRGSLENHLFRRTSHFQPLSWNVRMKVALGAAKGLAYLHSPEAKVIYRDFKTSNILLDTNYNAKLSDFGLAKDGPKDGKSHVSTRVMGTYGYAAPEYMATETCET; encoded by the exons ATGGGTTCTTGCTGCAGCGTTCGAATAAGGGCTGATAGTCCTCGGAGAGATG GACCAAGTTCAAGGTATGTAGGCATTGATGGGAGAGACACAAGCAGCAGACGTTCGTCTTTCTCCGTTCCTTTGACCCCTCGGAGCGAGAATGAAATCTTGGAATCATCGAAACTGAAGACTTTCAGCTTTAACGACCTCAGAATTGCCACAAGAAACTTCCGGCCTGACAGTGTTTTAGGAGAAGGTGGTTTTGGATGTGTCTTCAAAGGGTGGATCGACGAAAGTACATTTAAAGCTGCGAAGCCCGGGACTGGAATGGTTATTGCCGCGAAGAGATTGAATCAAGAGGGTCTCCAAGGTCACAAGGAATGGTTG ACTGAAATCAATTATCTGGGGCAGCTATACCATCCTCATCTAGTGAAATTGATCGGTTATTGTTTAGAGGAGGAGCACAGACTTTTGGTTTACGAGTTTATGCCTCGTGGCAGCTTGGAAAATCATCTTTTCAGGA GGACATCTCACTTCCAGCCATTATCTTGGAATGTCCGCATGAAGGTGGCTCTTGGTGCCGCAAAAGGTCTTGCATATCTTCACAGCCCTGAAGCCAAAGTTATATATCGAGATTTCAAAACCTCAAATATCTTGCTTGATACG AACTACAACGCGAAACTTTCTGATTTCGGGTTGGCCAAGGATGGGCCTAAAGATGGTAAAAGCCATGTATCTACAAGAGTGATGGGCACTTATGGCTATGCAGCTCCAGAGTATATGGCCACAG AAACATGTGAAACTTAA
- the LOC142524108 gene encoding receptor-like cytoplasmic kinase 176 isoform X3, with protein MGSCCSVRIRADSPRRDGPSSRYVGIDGRDTSSRRSSFSVPLTPRSENEILESSKLKTFSFNDLRIATRNFRPDSVLGEGGFGCVFKGWIDESTFKAAKPGTGMVIAAKRLNQEGLQGHKEWLTEINYLGQLYHPHLVKLIGYCLEEEHRLLVYEFMPRGSLENHLFRRTSHFQPLSWNVRMKVALGAAKGLAYLHSPEAKVIYRDFKTSNILLDTNYNAKLSDFGLAKDGPKDGKSHVSTRVMGTYGYAAPEYMATGT; from the exons ATGGGTTCTTGCTGCAGCGTTCGAATAAGGGCTGATAGTCCTCGGAGAGATG GACCAAGTTCAAGGTATGTAGGCATTGATGGGAGAGACACAAGCAGCAGACGTTCGTCTTTCTCCGTTCCTTTGACCCCTCGGAGCGAGAATGAAATCTTGGAATCATCGAAACTGAAGACTTTCAGCTTTAACGACCTCAGAATTGCCACAAGAAACTTCCGGCCTGACAGTGTTTTAGGAGAAGGTGGTTTTGGATGTGTCTTCAAAGGGTGGATCGACGAAAGTACATTTAAAGCTGCGAAGCCCGGGACTGGAATGGTTATTGCCGCGAAGAGATTGAATCAAGAGGGTCTCCAAGGTCACAAGGAATGGTTG ACTGAAATCAATTATCTGGGGCAGCTATACCATCCTCATCTAGTGAAATTGATCGGTTATTGTTTAGAGGAGGAGCACAGACTTTTGGTTTACGAGTTTATGCCTCGTGGCAGCTTGGAAAATCATCTTTTCAGGA GGACATCTCACTTCCAGCCATTATCTTGGAATGTCCGCATGAAGGTGGCTCTTGGTGCCGCAAAAGGTCTTGCATATCTTCACAGCCCTGAAGCCAAAGTTATATATCGAGATTTCAAAACCTCAAATATCTTGCTTGATACG AACTACAACGCGAAACTTTCTGATTTCGGGTTGGCCAAGGATGGGCCTAAAGATGGTAAAAGCCATGTATCTACAAGAGTGATGGGCACTTATGGCTATGCAGCTCCAGAGTATATGGCCACAG GAACTTGA
- the LOC142525327 gene encoding triosephosphate isomerase, cytosolic, with protein MARKFFVGGNWKCNGTTEEVKKIVSTLNAGDVPSQDVVEVVISPPFVFLPVVKSSLRSDFHVAAQNCWIKKGGAYTGEISAEMLVNLEIPWVILGHSERRSLLGESSEFVGDKVAYALSQGLNVIACIGETLEQREAGSTMDVVAAQTKAIAERVTDWTKVVLAYEPVWAIGTGKVATPAQAQEVHFELRKWLHANVSPQVSASTRIIYGGSVSGGNCKELAAQPDLDGFLVGGASLKPEFIDIIKSAEVKKSA; from the exons ATGGCCAGAAAATTCTTCGTCGGAGGCAACTGGAAATGC AATGGAACTACTGAAGAAGTGAAGAAGATTGTGTCAACTCTCAATGCTGGTGATGTGCCCTCTCAGGATGTTGTGG AGGTTGTCATCAGTCCTCCTTTTGTGTTTCTTCCTGTTGTAAAAAGTTCTCTGCGATCTGATTTCCATGTGGCTGCTCAAAACTGTTGGATCAAGAAAGGGGGTGCTTACACCGGAGAGATTAG TGCTGAAATGCTTGTCAACCTGGAAATTCCTTGGGTTATTCTTGGTCACTCTGAAAGGAGGTCTTTGTTAGGTGAATCAAGTGAG TTTGTTGGAGATAAAGTTGCATATGCACTTTCTCAAGGTTTGAATGTAATTGCTTGCATTGGTGAGACTCTTGAACAAAGAGAAGCTGGATCAACAATGGATGTTGTTGCTGCACAAACAAAGGCCATTGCAG AACGGGTTACTGACTGGACTAAAGTTGTCTTGGCTTATGAGCCTGTCTGGGCTATTGGAACTGGCAAGGTTGCCACTCCTGCTCAGGCTCAGGAA GTGCATTTCGAATTAAGAAAATGGCTTCACGCAAATGTAAGCCCTCAAGTTTCTGCATCAACCAGGATTATCTATGGAG GTTCTGTGAGTGGTGGCAACTGTAAAGAATTGGCTGCACAACCTGATCTTGATGGTTTTCTAGTAGGTGGTGCTTCTTTGAAG CCGGAATTCATTGACATCATCAAGTCCGCTGAGGTGAAGAAAAGTGCTTGA
- the LOC142525595 gene encoding DNA replication complex GINS protein PSF2, with translation MAGVSGSHASAFSAAEMEFLAEDEMIEIVPNMRMEPLNFISGDFGPFRPQIPTEVPLWLAVSLRKRGKCTIRTPEWMSVEKLTQVLEAERDSEKFQPLPFHYVEISRLLFDHAREDIPDVYMVRSLIEDIKDVRFHKIGTGLEIISKERTYALRLKNLSAMEANIVRPFVTKALETFHKLSSSEMIQETDHISNRQPQTTNRGPRRQLKDR, from the exons ATGGCCGGCGTATCGGGGTCCCATGCTTCCGCCTTCTCGGCGGCAGAG ATGGAATTTCTTGCGGAGGATGAAATGATAGAGATTGTGCCTAATATGAGGATGGAACCACTTAATTTCATCTCT GGGGATTTTGGTCCTTTTAGACCGCAAATACCAACTGAAGTTCCGCTTTGGCTTGCCGTGTCCTTGAGGAAGAGAGGCAAGTGCACAATTCGGACTCCTGAATGGATGTCTGTAG AAAAGTTGACACAAGTGCTGGAAGCAGAGCGAGATTCTGAGAAGTTTCAGCCTTTACCATTTCATTATGTAGAAATATCAAGGCTTCTTTTTGATCA TGCTCGGGAAGATATTCCTGACGTGTATATG GTTAGGTCTCTTATTGAGGACATTAAGGACGTTCGGTTTCACAAAATTGGGACTGGCTTGGAAATAATTTCGAAGGAACGTACATATGCACTAAGG CTTAAAAATTTATCTGCTATGGAAGCAAATATAGTTCGCCCCTTTGTTACAAAAGCTCTTGAGACTTTTCATAAGCTTAGCAGTTCTGAGATGATACAAGAAACAGACCACATATCCAATAGACAGCCCCAAACAACCAATCGTGGGCCCAGA CGGCAACTAAAAGACAGATGA
- the LOC142524108 gene encoding receptor-like cytoplasmic kinase 176 isoform X1, whose translation MGSCCSVRIRADSPRRDGPSSRYVGIDGRDTSSRRSSFSVPLTPRSENEILESSKLKTFSFNDLRIATRNFRPDSVLGEGGFGCVFKGWIDESTFKAAKPGTGMVIAAKRLNQEGLQGHKEWLTEINYLGQLYHPHLVKLIGYCLEEEHRLLVYEFMPRGSLENHLFRRTSHFQPLSWNVRMKVALGAAKGLAYLHSPEAKVIYRDFKTSNILLDTNYNAKLSDFGLAKDGPKDGKSHVSTRVMGTYGYAAPEYMATGHLTARSDVYSFGVVLLEMLTGRRVLDKNRPHGEHNLIEWAKPYLASKRRVLQVMDARIQGQYTQSVALKATTLAIKCLATEPKYRPKMVEVVHVLEQLQDTGIVRNEETEKQRRTSTKDSSRKAASYPRPSASPIA comes from the exons ATGGGTTCTTGCTGCAGCGTTCGAATAAGGGCTGATAGTCCTCGGAGAGATG GACCAAGTTCAAGGTATGTAGGCATTGATGGGAGAGACACAAGCAGCAGACGTTCGTCTTTCTCCGTTCCTTTGACCCCTCGGAGCGAGAATGAAATCTTGGAATCATCGAAACTGAAGACTTTCAGCTTTAACGACCTCAGAATTGCCACAAGAAACTTCCGGCCTGACAGTGTTTTAGGAGAAGGTGGTTTTGGATGTGTCTTCAAAGGGTGGATCGACGAAAGTACATTTAAAGCTGCGAAGCCCGGGACTGGAATGGTTATTGCCGCGAAGAGATTGAATCAAGAGGGTCTCCAAGGTCACAAGGAATGGTTG ACTGAAATCAATTATCTGGGGCAGCTATACCATCCTCATCTAGTGAAATTGATCGGTTATTGTTTAGAGGAGGAGCACAGACTTTTGGTTTACGAGTTTATGCCTCGTGGCAGCTTGGAAAATCATCTTTTCAGGA GGACATCTCACTTCCAGCCATTATCTTGGAATGTCCGCATGAAGGTGGCTCTTGGTGCCGCAAAAGGTCTTGCATATCTTCACAGCCCTGAAGCCAAAGTTATATATCGAGATTTCAAAACCTCAAATATCTTGCTTGATACG AACTACAACGCGAAACTTTCTGATTTCGGGTTGGCCAAGGATGGGCCTAAAGATGGTAAAAGCCATGTATCTACAAGAGTGATGGGCACTTATGGCTATGCAGCTCCAGAGTATATGGCCACAG GTCATTTAACAGCAAGAAGTGACGTATACAGTTTTGGGGTCGTCCTACTTGAGATGTTAACTGGTCGACGTGTGCTAGACAAGAACCGACCCCATGGAGAACACAATCTTATCGAATGGGCAAAACCTTATCTTGCTAGCAAAAGAAGAGTACTCCAAGTTATGGACGCCCGTATACAAGGTCAATACACACAAAGCGTGGCGTTGAAGGCTACAACTCTTGCTATCAAATGCTTGGCTACAGAACCGAAGTACAGGCCGAAAATGGTCGAAGTAGTACACGTGTTGGAACAACTTCAAGACACCGGAATCGTAAGGAACGAAGAAACTGAGAAGCAACGCAGAACGAGTACTAAAGATAGTAGTAGAAAGGCTGCTTCTTATCCGAGGCCTTCGGCCTCGCCCATTGCTTGA